A region from the Diadema setosum chromosome 17, eeDiaSeto1, whole genome shotgun sequence genome encodes:
- the LOC140241019 gene encoding retinol dehydrogenase 8-like → MAPQVVLMTGCSSGIGLSTARRLAQDPDQRYLVIATVIAMSEKAELVAAVGDAIDKTIFIKEMDITKDDDITRVVDDVIKTHGRIDILISLAGIIIIEVPERVSRARMESIFNVNIIGTIRLTQAVLPHMKQKKAGKIIIASSRRGKQGLPYADFYCASKFALEGFFESLLSTVKSFNIRVCLIEPSKVDTGMKTSMLSQIDAQMNDDTVHDIDRRQLRCLYDRESEFPGLSVDEVVDVLMTKCVEADDPVFRHLVVQPETKEKHGEAVADLTGEKSIAALRKLIGAM, encoded by the exons ATGGCTCCTCAAGTAGTACTCATGACTGGATGTTCGTCGGGTATCGGGCTCTCTACGGCTCGACGTCTCGCACAAGACCCCGATCAACGCTACCTTGTCATCGCGACCGTCATTGCCATGTCAGAAAAGGCCGAGTTAGTTGCCGCCGTTGGGGACGCTATTGATAAGACAATCTTCATCAAGGAGATGGACATCACCAAGGATGACGACATCACACGAGtagttgatgacgtcattaaaaCACACGGACGCATCGACATTCTCA TCAGCTTAGCGGGAATTATTATCATAGAGGTCCCAGAACGCGTGTCACGTGCCAGGATGGAGAGCATCTTTAACGTGAACATTATCGGAACAATTAGACTCACTCAGGCGGTACTCCCTCACATGAAGCAGAAAAAGGCGGGAAAAATCATCATTGCCTCGAGTCGGAGGGGAAAGCAAG GTTTACCTTACGCCGACTTCTACTGTGCCTCCAAGTTTGCCTTGGAAGGTTTCTTTGAATCACTACTATCTACTGTCAAGTCATTCAACATCAG GGTGTGCCTGATCGAACCTTCTAAGGTGGACACAGGAATGAAGACATCGATGTTGTCTCAAATTGACGCCCAGATGAATGATGATACCGTGCACGACATCGATAGACGTCAACTAAGATGCCTTTACGACCGAGAGTCTGAATTCCCTGGCCTTTCAGTGGACGaggtagttgatgtcttgatgaCGAAATGCGTTGAGGCTGACGACCCGGTTTTCAGACACCTTGTCGTTCAACCGGAGACCAAGGAAAAGCATGGAGAAGCCGTTGCCGACCTGACGGGGGAAAAGTCAATCGCCGCACTGCGGAAGTTGATTGGGGCTATGTAG